Genomic segment of Mycolicibacterium psychrotolerans:
TCGCGACGCCGTCGACTGCCTGCCGTCCGGTTGCCGGAATACCTTGGCTCTTGAGCAGTTCGGCCACTGCTTGGGTTGTACGGAGGTACCGTTCATCGCCCGTGCGGTCTGCCAACTGCGCTAGAGCCAAGCCGATCCCGGCCGAGCCATGAAGGAGACCAAGATAAGGAGCGACCGGACCGCCCGGAAAGGCGGAGAGCACTTCCCAATAGCATCCGTTGACATCGTCGAGCGGCAGGGCCGTGGTCAATAGGTGATCTCCGATGGTTCGGGCGTCACGCATGAACTCGGCTTCTCCTGTGACGGCGTGACATGCCAGCGATCCCAGCATGGTGCCCGCGCTGCCATACATGAGGTCCACCGTGGGACAGGTCGCTCCGCGTAAGCGTCGTAGCCGCATGATGGCGGCATCGATGTACCCGGGTTGTTCGAGCAGATCGGCCAGACGGAGGAGGAAATATGCAATACCCGCTTCTCCGTTGTGAAACCCGTGTTGCGACCTGCCACGACCCCACACGGGTCCGCTTAGCCACCTCGCCGCTCCTCTCGCAGCGGACAAGTAGCGCTCATCCCCGGTTGCTCTACCCAACTCTGCGAGAAAGAGGCCCACACCCGCAGCGCCGCCATATAGGTCAGGGCCGCGTTCCGTACGCTCACTTCGATCGAATCGCCGCTCCCAGCAAAGCCCTCCTGCCTCCTCTACGGCGTTGCGGCACAAGGCGTCACCTACTTCGCGGGCTAGGGCGAGCGCCGTCGCGGAGTTGATGGGCGGTGGTGGCTGGGGAGCAGCAGTACTGATGGACCTCTCGATGGTGACGTCCGGTGCGCCTTGTGGAGCGGCGCGGGCGAGCGCCGCCTGTGCCGCCCGCATCGACTGGTATCGCTCAGATGGCGCCCAGGCGACGGCTCGGTCGATGACCTCGGCCACCGCGGGGGGCAGCAAGGCGTTCAGCTCCCTGACTGGCTTACGCCGGAACGGCTCAAGGAAGTCGTCTTGTGCGGACAGCGATTCAATCGAGACCTCGCCGGCTGCGAGGTAGTGCAGCACCGCGCCCCACGCGAAGACGTCATCGGTGGGTGCAGGCGTCTGCATAAGGTATTGCTCGGGCGGATAGAAGGGCGGCGATCCAATGCTTAGCGGTGGCGAGTTGGTGCGCCGGCGTTCGTACGCAATGCCGAAGTCGATGAGGCGGTAGCCGCCTTCAGGTGTCTCGACCACGTTAGCGGGCTTGAAATCTCGGAAGATGATGTCGTTCTCGTGTAAGTGGGCCAGCGCATCGGCGGTTGCCAGGCCTACTGCGATGACATCGGACAGTTCGAGGCGGTTACGAATCGGGTCGTGCTCGGTGATCACCCGGTCGAGGGAGGTTCCCTCCACGTACTCGATCACGAGATAGCTGTCGCCATCTTGTTCGAAGCTGTCGAACCAGCACGGGAGCGCCGGGTCGCCCGTAAGCCGGGTGAGGATGTGTTGTTCATTGACGGCCCAGTCGCGTGCGTCACGGCCGTATGCATCGAGTCCTACGTCATGCCAGTATTCCTTGACCAAACACAGGCGAGCCGGCCGAACGCCGACATCCACGGCACGAAAGACTCCACCCCGAGCGCTCTGTCCCAGCGCGTCGACGATCAGATAGCGGTCATGCAGAAGCCGGCTGCGCGGCGGAGGCGTGATCCTCACACCGGCGGCCTCGAACGGATCGATGATTCCGTCGGGTGGACGTCGGTAGAACGTGAGGCGAACGTCCTCCATCAGGCGGCCATCCGGATCCAACAGGTCGTAGCCACCGTCCGCGTGCTCGGCTGTGATGGATTCGGGCAGTAGCCGGAAGGAGCCGTAACGGTAGTGCACCAGGCTGCCTTGCCTGAGCGGGCGGTCGGACGGCACCCGTGGGCCGGCTCGGCCGTGCGTAGCGCGATCCAGCGCGACAGCTAATCGAACCGCCTCGGCGTCGTCGGTGGGATAGACGGTGATGAACTTCCCGATCTGAGTGGCGCCGAAGGCGCCGGAGTTCATGGCCGCCAGCAGATTCCGTGAGGAGACGACCTTGAACCGAGTGCCTGAGGCAACGAGTACGTCCAGCGCGCGGTCGAGGACCTCCACGGCGGACACCGGTGTCGCAGAGATATGCAGTTTCCAACCCTGGTCGGGCCATGCGCCGATACCGAAGGACTGGGAGCTGAATACGTCCTCGTGGACCATCCAAGGCACCCGGCGCTCGAGCAGCACATGCACGGGATCTTGGTCGAGTTGAATACCGTGCCAGCCTGCCACTTCTGGATGCCAAGCTCGGTGATCGAGCGCCACAGGCAATGATATGCACGACGACGGAACCCGCGGGTGCCATCAAGCGGTACCGGCGCCAAATCGTCTTCAACGATCCCGCATTCCTCGCCCGGGACGCAGCCAAACGCTCTGCCGGACCGTGCGAGCATCGTCGCAAGGTTGTCATCAACACCAGGCCGGGGAGCTACAGATTCAGAAGGCTTGAGCGTAGTGCCTTGGTAATCGTGACCAATGGCCCTTCGCGAAGTGGGCCCGCCGGCATGCAATGGATGACGTATCAGCAGCAGTCGGGGAAGAACGCAGGAAGAGGTCCCCATGACAACTACCGCCCCGACACTGTCGGAGAAGGAATCAAATACGGTTCCGTTGCGATGGGACGAGGTGTACTACACGAACTGTCCGCTGGTGTCGGCCAGCAACGTCGATCAGGAACTGGGCTGGACGCGTGAGGAATACAAGAAGATCGGCGTCACTTACGACTTCCTGCGCTCACGCCGCGAGAACAACTGGTATCCCCATTACGTCCACAATCTCGACAACTTGATCCGCTTCGGCGGTTTGTTCCCGCCGATTCATGTTCACGCCGACATCCGCAGAACGAAGCTGCTCGGCGCTACCCACGCGCCCCATGAGGGTGGGTGCATGCTGGTGCGCTCCCGCGACGACATCTACCGGATGACCGATCTGCGGGGCAAGAAGATCGGGCTGACCAAGAGCATGAACACCATCAAGAACGACTGGTGGCGCATCCAGGAAGAACAGGGCATCGAGCTGATGCTGCGCCTGAACGGCATGACCCGCGACGACGTCGAGATCGTCGAGT
This window contains:
- a CDS encoding class III lanthionine synthetase LanKC N-terminal domain-containing protein, giving the protein MALDHRAWHPEVAGWHGIQLDQDPVHVLLERRVPWMVHEDVFSSQSFGIGAWPDQGWKLHISATPVSAVEVLDRALDVLVASGTRFKVVSSRNLLAAMNSGAFGATQIGKFITVYPTDDAEAVRLAVALDRATHGRAGPRVPSDRPLRQGSLVHYRYGSFRLLPESITAEHADGGYDLLDPDGRLMEDVRLTFYRRPPDGIIDPFEAAGVRITPPPRSRLLHDRYLIVDALGQSARGGVFRAVDVGVRPARLCLVKEYWHDVGLDAYGRDARDWAVNEQHILTRLTGDPALPCWFDSFEQDGDSYLVIEYVEGTSLDRVITEHDPIRNRLELSDVIAVGLATADALAHLHENDIIFRDFKPANVVETPEGGYRLIDFGIAYERRRTNSPPLSIGSPPFYPPEQYLMQTPAPTDDVFAWGAVLHYLAAGEVSIESLSAQDDFLEPFRRKPVRELNALLPPAVAEVIDRAVAWAPSERYQSMRAAQAALARAAPQGAPDVTIERSISTAAPQPPPPINSATALALAREVGDALCRNAVEEAGGLCWERRFDRSERTERGPDLYGGAAGVGLFLAELGRATGDERYLSAARGAARWLSGPVWGRGRSQHGFHNGEAGIAYFLLRLADLLEQPGYIDAAIMRLRRLRGATCPTVDLMYGSAGTMLGSLACHAVTGEAEFMRDARTIGDHLLTTALPLDDVNGCYWEVLSAFPGGPVAPYLGLLHGSAGIGLALAQLADRTGDERYLRTTQAVAELLKSQGIPATGRQAVDGVAIAWPVSVGEDRPRMQAQCHGAGGIGQFFLRLDRLVPDPSYQSTAQAAARAVIAQSCADTSSGICHGISGAGHLMLDCYQASGQPQWRKLAYEFAYSLANYRVPDQPGKYFMQDGRTVSPDLMIGYAGVGSFLLRIANPADAPDPILGRLPGAGNAREWGGNESVRENATRASRQAE